The genomic stretch AATACTTTTACTCATTAGTATGAGCTATTTAGAATGAATCCTGAAGAAAATATTTAAGATATGAAAAAACAGTTTATTCATATTGTTAATCACTTAACTCTGGGTAAGACTTTTCAAAATGAAGATTTAATTAACAAAATCCTTATATGCCTAAACCGCAATTGAAAACTTAAAGTCAAAGCAATTTCTAAATCTAATGACTTGCCTTCTATAAATTTGGCTAATTCGATTGGAAAATTGTAAAAACATGAGATTGAGTTGAAAAGACTTGTTGAAAATGAAggatgtaataaaaaaaataaaggtgatGCATTCAGAGTCGAAGAATatcataataataacaataatacaaATCATGTTAAATCAACTCCTACAACACCCTCAATTGAATGAGCCTTAAATGACTCGTCTACATGAGTTATGAGTATATGATCCGgccgcataatatttttatttatgttctaCTAATCAAATTTACTTAGCGATAAGAAAATTAGTGGCAAATGGAAACTCTAGTAAATTTTCCTTTCATTCTCTCATGACTAGAAAACCTTTATTCCTTCCAAATTTATTACATGTCCCCGATATTTCTAAGAACTTGTTAAGTTTTTCAAAATATGCTCATGATTAAAATGTATTCTTTGAATTTCATGTTGATCATTACTATGTGAAATCTCATTAATCTTTAATCATATCCACCTAATTCTACTAATGCCTACAAATTCTTTTATGTCATTAATTGCAATCCTGTTACTTGTTCTCAACATTCCTCTTAAAATGGCCTTCTGAATACCTATGGCATGTGTTATGCTAGATTAATGCCATGCCTATAATAATGTTGTATTTACTgtttttaacaaatttaaaatttctcATGAATGCATTAAAATTCCTTCTGTTTGCAAAACAATTTTTTAGACAAATCTCATAAACTTCCTATCTCTAACTCTACAGATGTGTATAATCGAGTGTGGTAATCTCCGTGTTGTCCTTCCAGCTTCCAACCCTGCTTTTCTCTCAAGATCTAAACACCTTGAAGTAATTTCGTCAAAGTTACTAGTTAGTCTTATTTGTGTACATCAATTATTTTCCATCCAATTTGTGTTTCTCttacaagagaagaaaacttAAAAAAAGAGTAACTATTAGTCCAACACCTCTTAAAAATCTAAACAGAGGTTATTTACACCAGTACATCAACCATCATGTTAAGAAAAAAAGGGTTGCATTCACCTCATCGATAATCTAAAAACACTATCTAAACATTACTGGTACAAGTTAAGACATGATTCTTCAACGTTACAAGGCTCTTAGAACTGTCTCTTCACCATGGTTGATAGCTGGAGAAAAACTCTCAGCTTTTGCACCACCATGATTACTTGGATAACAAGCTTTGCAGAGCTCACTATATCTATGAGCATCAAAGTTGTATTTCTTCATAAGACGTTCTTGTTTGACAGTAAATCTTTGATTGAAGTATCCTTGAAACGTTGGCTCAGTTGAAGTTCTGATGAAGAACATGTATGCCATAGCAAAATGCAGGGAAGTGACAAAGAAACATATAGGTTCCATAACATCCCAACTTAGCTCCCAAAAAGTGAGTCTCATGAAACCAAGTGTTTGGATAGCTAAAAAGCCCAATCCACAATAAAGCTCAGTTTGGACTTGGGCTTTTGCTTTATCATCAATTAGTGCTTTTTGCTTCTCCATATTCTCTAGCTCTTTTCTTCTTGGATCATTTGGGCTGGCTATTGATTGATGCATTAGGCTCTCAATTGATTTTGCAACCTGTgatccaaaaaaataaaaaaagtttgttAAAAAGACAATTTAGTTTGAGTGGCTCTTTGATGGTCCCAAAATCTAGTTGATAGGGGGACAGTGAGGCAGAAAAGTAGGCAGGTAAAGGAAGGGTTACTTGCAGGCAATGCAGAGGTGGAAGGGGTGGGTAGGTAAGGCAGGTGTCACACACACTTTTTGGTGTAATGAAAAGATAACACAAAAAACCATATACAGCAGCATCAGATAAGTCCCTCCCCAGAGAAGAACTAAAACTAAAATTAGGACTTATTCATTTCAATTTCCTTAAAACATGTGCCGCCGATTACTTTCTCCCATCAAATAAGGATTACACATATTATGTGCAAATTGATAGGATTAAGCCCGGCATCTAAATCTTTATTTGATGATTCTTTTCAAATACACCTACAAATTTTttcattgtgaaaaataatatattttctgtATAATGACATAtgacatattttgtcttttagACATTCCTTTTTTCAGTGGCAGTATAGTATCGGAATAAATATACTGTAGCAACAAAGCTTCAACTTGTCTTATCTTTTGTAATCAATGTTCCTGGTTTACTGTTTTATTTAaagttaattattattttaatatctaCAAAATCATAAATTACAAAATTTAATGACCATAATTTCACTCTTTAATAAATAAGTGTAGTGACATAAATTCGAACATGTGCACTGCACCCAGACAATTTTGAGGggcactattttttttctttctatttttcaaataagactatttttacaaatttcaatataataagaagaataaaatataaaaataaaaatttattaaagaccaaattttaaaaataataattttataaaataattttgtccaaaaatattattaattatataattttatattgatcATAGTAAAAAAGAAACATATTAGTTAACAAGACTAGTTTTTTTAATCTCTATGTGAAATCTTTAAACAATGCTGTACTCTAATTTTAAAGCGGAGAGAATAGTCTACTAAAAgaacaaataaaaatgaaaatatcaaatatttttaataatttcaaTCCTCATtaaatatttctatatttttGCATGCATGTCTGGttcagaaacaaaaaaaaataatatttaattccaAATCAAAAGTATCTTTGTTTGAACCGATAGATACTCCAACAACTAGTAAAATCTAACTATGCACAATTATCATGAtttcaacttaaattaataaatttatgcacaagataaaataaaaaaaagcataTTCAGTTAACAACTATTATGAAAATACGAATATTCagttaaagaaagaaaaaaaaaactgaaaatacCTGTTCTGGCCTTAGAAAAACAGTGTTCCCCAAAACGATGACGTTTCCAGATTCATCCAATATCCTTGCAAACTCAGCACCTTGATCATGATTCTGAGATGATTCAAAGCAAATCCGCAAGAACTCCGAGTAACAAATCGTATTCTCCGGAATGTCTCTCAGTTTCGCTTTCACCTTCTCCATTTGCGAAGCTCTCAGAATTTTCTTCGCATCCTCAACCGTTATTTCACTTCCGGTCACACTCGCCGGAGACGACAACGGCGGAAAATCAAGACCGAAACGATCTCCGGTATAGGTAATGTTGTTGATACCTCTGAGTTTCTCCCTAAGTTTCTCTCCTACCGGTAGTGAGAGAAACTCCGGAAGCTTCGCGGTGTCGGAGTGGTGCACGGATCTCCGGGGAAGAAACCGCCGGAAAACGCCTCGGTTAATGGAATCCGGCGAGGAGAGATACTCGCGGTGGAAGTTAGTTTTGGAAGTGTTTGGAGAAACTATGGTTTGTTGAAGCGACGGCGTCGTTTTGACACCTTCGAAAAGACGCTTTGTGAAGAGTTTTCTAAGAGCCATTGATAAAAAAATGGATGCAAGAATAGAGTACTATTGAATTGAAGAGAATTTAAAGACTCTTGAGATTTTTGAGGAAAGGTTTTGTGCCTTTATATATACGTCCAATGTATGAGGaagatattaattttatttttaaaaaatattctataAACTATATGTGACgttggaaaatataaaagattttaattttatgaaaaataaaataggaGATTTTATTTGAGCAGGACCATGAGGAGAAGGAGATGTCATCATGGGAATCGTATCGACTACCGCTTTTAACTTTTGGGCAGCACAAGTATTGTGCCAGCAAAGTGGAAATTACAATATTTTTACATATAGATTTGGaatcaatatttaaaaaataaataaataaacattcagTAAATGAAAATTCTTCATTTACATTGATTTTTAAATACATTGAGTAACTAATGTATCTAGACAATATGAGTCAGATACATTATAttttcaatgaacctaaaatataaatttttttaaaaaataaaatcaaatagagtaataaataaaagaaaataatatattttcaaaatagattttttcttatAGATAAGATCAGATCGATAGAGtaataaatataaagaaaataatatattgaaTAATTATCTACGTTAAGAATAGTAGTAATATTGATTATACTTGTTACTTGAACCATTATGTTCTATTGAGTAAGCTATAAGGTGAGAAtagatgatttggtttggttcaaaCTACATTGATGGATAGGAATCCTCTTCACTTGAAAGTTTCCCATACACATTTAGAGTACCCAATGTTAAAATTTAGATAAGTTGCCTTGGTCAAAACAATGAAATGAATCATTATGTTAATAGTTGGCCGGTGAGTAATTGATCAAGCATATGACTCATCATCTTGTTtacataaaaattgaaaaaaattaataacataaatttcataaatataaaatttaataaaataatttctataaataaaaattcaagcattaaaaaaaacacaaacactttcCATTTCATTACATGGTAACTTTAAGAGTATAAGAGTATCTTTGGATTGATAGAAGGGAGTGGAATGGAATGGAACATAATAGTATAAATTATGTTTCATTGTTTGGATTGATTAAGAATAGATGGAATGAAATACAAACATAGCCTAAGTCTAATATGTACCCAAATAAAGGAATGACATCTTTATTCAATTCTGCTCCGTTCTATTCCGCTCCATACTGCTCTATTCGCTTGCTCTATTCGCTCCGTTCAATTTACTCTATCCAAGCATAGCCTAAGTTGTATATGTACCGTGAAATACTTTCAGAATgattgattaaatttttttttttgtttaatatatttGATCTCGTGtattaaataaatgatttattttagatttttaactttaaaaaaatagttttatcaatcttttaactctttaaaatatattatgttaattatttttatttaattaatgattaatttttaattttattctggTTGCTAATTAAACAAGAAATACTATTATATTTAAAgagttaaaaaattaatataattttttttttttaatttaaaggatCAAAGTAACTCTGAAATTAATATAtgtgataaaaaatatattaaggtTTTTTTTTAACATGCACTCAATCGAATCACACATTGTGAAATATTTTATAAAGTAGTCtacgaaaatattttataaagtaATCTacaaaatgatatttattttgtaatttgATTGAACATATGTGTAAATTTTTTTGCACCATCATAATTTATTAATCTCACATTACTACATCTTATATCTTATATTTAAAGTGAAGACATTtacttaaattatatatatatatatatatatatatatatatatatatatatatatatatatatatatatatatatatatatatatatatatatatatatatatatatatatacatttgaGGAAAAAGGtaaaatccaaattaaatcaaaggatcaaaacataaacatcaatatttatccattaaaaaaaatatgtttgcaatcaatcaatcaactatCTATTCATTAAAATGTCTGCAAACTATCAATAAtaccattcattttaaattttttaacatttgcaaAAGATTAAAATAGTAAAAGCATAATCTTTCAATTAATTCACTTTACTTCAACCAAATTTCAACCAAATGCTACAAGTATCAAGTTCTTATTTAATAccttttcaaatttcattttgtCCCACTTCTCACTCTTTCACTCACCATTTCTATTTCCTACactttttcactttcattttaatttttttctttccccttttatttttttttaaaaataaattaattacttAATAAATTGAATCTTTTAAATTGAATGAAAAAGTATAGGAAATAGATTTTTCTCTTTcacttttattataattattttatgattattaaaaaattaattttcaaaagtcaacattttttatttttttttcacgaGACACTATGAGCAAAATACCGATTTTATTCTCTTTATTTGTGATAGAGAATTCTTGTTttaaaatgtcaattttttttcatgtgccattatcagcaaaatacctattttattttaataacaattgtttttatttaagacataaaattcttatttttaaacgttaaaatttctatttttctcataggccactatgaacaaaatacctattttattttaattaacaattatatttatttgagacacaaaaattttatttttaaatgacaatttttttatttttttcacgggcCATTATCAgcaaaaatacatattttattttagttaaccATAATTGTTCCGTACTTAACTTGGATGTTTCattttcataatatatatatatatatatatatatatatatatatatatatatatatatatatatatatatatatatatatatatatatatatatatatatatatatatatatatatatatatatatatatatatatatatatatatatatatatatatatatatatatatatatatatatatatatatatatatatatatatatatatatataagtgaagTGAAAGTATGAGATAAGAAAGTGTATCTTAAGTCGCACGTGattaaattatatatgatagatACTTTTATTTGGGCATTGCATTGTTGGACTTGATATTTGGATCTTACATGTATTAGATATTTGGTCGCACCAAATTAAAACAGTTGCCCCCATGACATGGCTGGGTGTTTTATCATTCGAGAAGTTTTTCAAAGTTGCGGGTGGCATCTCGTTACCAAATCCATCCATAAGAAGAATTGGGTGGCCATGAGACGGTTGCAAAAGTAGTGGAGAACAAGCGAATTAAATATATTTCCCATCATTAAGATGTTTTGCCAATTTTAAGGCATGTGACCTTAGGCTCGCAGGTCAGACTGTGACGCTTTTCTCTTTGAAATTCGATTGCTCTTGAATTTACTTGTCTTTCCAAGGTAAAATCTAAccgttaaatttttaattttatatcttCTTTTTAATCTGGCATGTTGCTCGCTTCCTCTTTATAAAGGTTTCCTAGGTCTTTGGGTgaatatttttctcatttttgaaAGTCAGCTTTCCTTTTTGTCAGAGTAATTTCCTTTCAAAAGCCTTTTCTTgagcattttatttcttttcgaACGAGGCCTTTTCACTTTGCATAACATCTACCTTCTTCATCTGCTCTAGTTATCTACATGTATCTTTTTTACTCTTAGCTCATTTTTTACATTTCTAGATTTTATTTTCGCAATGGCTCATATAAATGATCACACTGTAAGCATCTCTAGTGATTTTGGGAATAATAATTACTCTTCCTTTGTTAGAACATAAACCTCTACTAGTTCTGATTTCAACCTTTTAGTTACTAGTCATTTTGATCCACTTATTATAAATGTGCATGATAGTTATGAGTTAGAGAGGTTATCTAACAATGGTACCTTACAAGTTCGTCTTCTCCAAATTTATGCAACGAATTCGtttatgtttcaatttttttaatctattattGTTTTGGTTTCATAAGGTTTtaatttgtttatgtttttgctTGTTTTGACTTGTAGGTATGAATGGgtgaatgaaaaaaaattaacgaGGATGAAGCTAAAGTGAGCGCATCAAATTTGTGTGAGCACTACAAACTTATAGATTAACACATGTTTGTTGCTCTCACTTCAGCTCCAtgctcattttctttcatttttgattCCATTATGAGATATGTTGTTATTGTTACATATAAAAGTTGTAACATTGTTcattgttgatgaatgttgtggttaatatttgtttaagatgagtttattatatcttatgTGGTTTAAGAATTTTTTAACACCTTATCTATTATATAACTTTTCAGATTGCATTCGAAAATTATAATATGATAGATAAAGTAATATTTGAAAACAAGTTACACGTTCAATTCCAGACAAGAATCCTTTAGCCCATTATCTGCATTTTGCTCTTTAATAGTGAGAACTTGGTTTCCTTAACCTCTAATTTAGTTTGCAAAGTAAATAATATGTTGCAAAATGAACTAGGGATGAAGGAGGAGGTTGAAGAAATATGAGCATTGAAACATGTTCTAGTAATTAAAGAGAAAAATGCAGAAATGGAGCTAAAAAATTATTGTCTAGCATTGAACATGTAACTTATTCTTCTAATAAAAATTTGTCATATTATAATGTTCTAGATCAGACTGACAGGTTATATGTTAAGTGAGCATTGACAAAATAAGCATTCCACATAATTTATTATAAACTCAGTGTATATATCACAACAGATGCTTAGACCAGTCattgttaaatatttttctttaaagcACGTCATAATAGTTAGTTGTATGACGTAACCTTTGTGATAGTTAGCGCGCTTGTTGACATATAATCACGGTCATAAAGGCTGGTCAGACGTTGGTATCACTTTTACGTAGTAGTGTAGAGAAATACactaaaaataagtaaaaatgaTCGTTTGATTCGAGttaagagaaaaaaatgattttagtcaagaaaataagtgacttgaatCAAGATAAGAAAACCCAGATTTTGCAAGTTTGTTTTGAATTATGACTGGCTATTGATTAGCCCATGATTTGAGTCAAGTCCTTTTTTTGActtgaataaaaaaaatgcatGATTTGAGTCAAGAGATTATGTGATTTGATTCAAGGTTCTAGAGGAAAAATCCATTTTTCATATCATGCTCTTGATTCAAGTCATGCACTTCTCTGACTCTAGtcacaaatcaaaaatgaaaatttgagaAATAAAACTGTTCATTACTTTGAGTCAAGATTTTGTCTAACTTAAATCATGTGTCCATGAGTTTCTTGATTCAAGTCGCAAATTTTCTGACTTGAATCATTTCacattgacttttggtcaaatgCTTGTTTTATGTATGCAAAatacatattaataaaaaatgctCAATTCTAAGAGATGTGTAATGATATAACGGTGAGGAGACTCAattactaaaataaaaattaaattgaaaaagtatCAAAACTCTAAAATCTCAAACTAATGGAAAAACCGAGGCAAAAAATCGAGtcatcatttatttaattaatcaataaaaatataaacaatgaGACgaggaaataaaaaatataggaaGTCCCTTGAGCCTTAATAAATTCCAAAATGACTGCATATGTTTTCTCTCTTTATTGGCTCACCTTATTAAGGAATCACTATCACCCTTAAGAATTAAAAACATAGCCGCAGTTATATTTTACAAACAAAACCAACTCATTATTTATGAATATCAACTAGCTATGTTAATGAAgtttgttaagagtctcacattgaATAATATATGATCTGAACATGTATTTATAAGTGGAGATAATCCTCATCATATCAGCCGATTTTGTAGGATTGAGTTAGGTCAAATcatatttcttaacatggtatcagagtctggttGGAGATTCGGTGGACCACATGCTATTAGGTTTCAGTTATCAGACCACACACCATTAATTTCCATGCTCTAGTTCCGTTATCGGACC from Vicia villosa cultivar HV-30 ecotype Madison, WI linkage group LG4, Vvil1.0, whole genome shotgun sequence encodes the following:
- the LOC131594180 gene encoding calcium uniporter protein 4, mitochondrial-like, whose protein sequence is MALRKLFTKRLFEGVKTTPSLQQTIVSPNTSKTNFHREYLSSPDSINRGVFRRFLPRRSVHHSDTAKLPEFLSLPVGEKLREKLRGINNITYTGDRFGLDFPPLSSPASVTGSEITVEDAKKILRASQMEKVKAKLRDIPENTICYSEFLRICFESSQNHDQGAEFARILDESGNVIVLGNTVFLRPEQVAKSIESLMHQSIASPNDPRRKELENMEKQKALIDDKAKAQVQTELYCGLGFLAIQTLGFMRLTFWELSWDVMEPICFFVTSLHFAMAYMFFIRTSTEPTFQGYFNQRFTVKQERLMKKYNFDAHRYSELCKACYPSNHGGAKAESFSPAINHGEETVLRAL